The genomic region TCGGCGACCTGCGGAAGAGCGAATCGTGCCGTGTCGACGCTGAGGCGCAGATCGCACGCCAAGGCCAGTTCTAACCCAACGCCAAGAGCGTCGCCGTTGATGGCGGCAATCGTCGGCTTCGTCAGTGCGGCCAGTGCCTCCACGGCCTGGAGGTTGCCGAATTCTTCGCGAATCCTCCGTGCCGAGACTCCGACTTCCTGAGAAGACTCGTACTCCAGCCCACAACAGAAGACGTCATCGGTGCCGGTCACGACCACGATTTCAACGGCATCGTCGTCGGCAAGCGCGGCACACAAGGCACCTAGTTCCTCCACCATTGACGCGGTGAGGCGATTGCCTCGTTCCGGTCGCTGGAGACGGAGCCATGCGACTTTGCCGCGCTTGTCTAAGATGCATTCGGACATGCAGGAGAGCTTTTCTCGAACGAATAAAAATCCCCCCTTCCCCCCCTTTTACAAAGGGGGGAGCGCAAAGCGCGGGGGGATTTCTTTCGAATCGATAACCTGTTTTTTCGTCGTGTTTATTCCACGAACTCGGCGCGCAGTTCCTTCTTCAGTACTTTGCCCAAAGGATTCTTGGGCAATGCCTCGACAAACCGGATCAGCTCCGGTTTCTTGAAACTGGCCAAACGCTGGCGGCAGAATTCGCCTAACTCGTCGCTAGTCGCAGTCTTCCCGGGCCGTAGCGCCACGAAGGCGGCAATTTTCTGCCCCCAATCGACATCCGGTACGCCGATCACTGCTGCCTCATCGACTGCCGGGTGGGCGTGCAGCACAGCTTCGATTTCCGCTGGGGCAATGTTCTCGCCACCGCGAATGATGATGTCATCTTTGCGTCCGACGAGGTAAATGTACCCGTCTTCATCGATGTAGCCCATGTCGCGGGTGTGCAACCAGCCGTCTTGATCCAAGAGCGCGGCGGTCGCGTTCTCTTGGCCGGCATATCCCTTCATCACGCGCGGGGTGCGGATCACCACCTCGCCGATATCATTGGCCGGTAATTCTTTATTCTCTTCGTCGAGAATACGTACTTCCACATCCGGCAGCGGCAGGCCCACTGACGTTAACCGCTTGAGGTTCCGCTCGACTTCTTGCGGCGGGCCGTCGAGACGATGGTCGGCAGGACCGAGCACGGTCAGAGTCGAAGTGGTTTCGGTCTGACCGAAAGCGTTCACGAATCCCGTGGTCTTGGGGAACATTTCGATGGCTTTGCGGATCACCGGGAATGGCATCGGCGCGCCGCCATAGGAAACGTTCTGGAGACTCGATAAGTCGAACGAGGAGAACTCTGGATGGTCGATCAATTGCTTCATCATGGTCGGCACGACAAAAGCGTGCGAGACCTTTTCTTTGTGCACGGCTTCCAGCCATTCTCTGGTATCGAATTGGCGAAGCACCACGATTTTTCGACCCGCCCAAATCGCAGTCATAATGTTGGCCGTACCGGCAATGTGGTAGAGCGGCGCGCATAACAGCGAAATGCCACGATCCGTGCCGTCCGCCATTTCCACCGTGCCGACGACGTAGCTCGTGAAGTCGCCGTAGGTCAACATGACGCCTTTGGGCAACGAGGTGGTGCCGCTGGTATACATCAGAATAGTAACATCACTCTCATCGACTTCCGCGTCTTCGACATCCGGAGACCCTTGGGCAATCAGGTCGCCGTGATAGAGCAGGTCCGGATGCTTGCTGTCCATCGAAACGTAATGCTTGACGCTGGTGAACTGCGGCTGAAGTTGCTTAATGGAGTCGATGTAGCGGTCGCCGGTCGCCAGGAGTTTGACGTTGGCGGCAGTGACCATGTACTCAAGCTCAGGCAGCTTGGCACGGTAGTTCAAAGGAACGAACGTGGCCCCCAAGGTCGCAGTCGCATAGTAGGTCTCGACAAACTGATTGCAGTTGGTGTGGATCGCGGCCACGCGGTCGCCGGGCTGTACGCCGAGTTCACGAAAACTGCTGGCTAAACGCCGGACTCGGTCGAGCGCGTCTCCGTAGGTCAAGCGTGTTCCCTCAAAAACCAGGATCTCTTGATCCGGAAACATCATGCTGGGAATACTCAAAAAATTCGCAGTGTTCATCCTGACTCCTTAAATAAGCGAAAAAAGAAGCCTCTCCAGCGCTAGCCCCTCAGCGAGGCTGAGATCTCTCCCCAGACGGATCGCCCGTTTAGCCAGGGAAACAATTCGTGGATCGTGCTCGGCAAGTGTGTATGCCAGAGCTTTAGCCTCCGTCAAGAGGGTCTCCCGAGGAACGATGCGGTTGACCAAGCCGATACGCACGGCTTCCTGCGCCGCGACCCGTTTCCCGGTTAGTACCATGTCCAGCGCCCGCCCCACACCGATAGCGCGCGGCGCGGTTTGCGTACCGACCACGCCGGGAATCATGCCTAATCCACTCTCTGGCAAAAAGAACAGTGCGTCCTCGGCGGCAATACACAGGTCGCAGAGCAGCGCCATTTCCATCCCACCACCCACGGCATATCCATGCACGGCAGCAATCGTGGGTTGCGGCAGACGCACGAGTGTGCCCCAAACATCGCGACGCCAGCGGATCTCGCGTGCGCTCACAGGAGACGGGGCCGAACCGAATTCCGAGACATCGCCTCCGGTGGAAAAGGCCGGACCTTCCCCGCGCAGAATCATCGCCCGCACTTCGGGATCGTCGCGAACAGCCAGCAGAATCTCGTAGAGGTCGTCGCGCATCGCCACGTTGTAGGCATTGAGCATACGCGGGCGATTCAAAGAGATGATCGCTAGAGGCCCTTCTTTTTCGTAGAGGACAGCGGAAAAGGATGCCATGAGGAAAGTTAGGGTAGTCGGAAAGGCGGCAGAGGTAAAGAGAGAAGTCCGTAGGGGCGCGGTTACCGCGCCCCTACCTTTCAGAAGAATGCGGACAACTTTCACTTGTCTGCAGCGCTCCACACGATGCGCCCATCGATGATGGTCGTCTCCACGGTCAGCTCGCCAATCTTCTCCGGCAGCGTCTTCGTGATGTCACCGTCGAGCACAACGAGATCGGCCACAAAGCCAGGCGCGATCCGACCTTTGGTGGTTTCTTCAAACCCCACCCAGGCTCCGGCGGCGGTACAGAGCGACACGGCAGGCAAGAGATCCAAGGCTTCGTCTGGGTTGAGGACGGCTCCGCTGCGGGCGCGTCTTGTCACTGCCGCCTGAATACTGCGCAGCGGGGCAAGCGGAGCGATCGGACAGTCCGAACTCCCGGCGACACGAATGCCGTACTCAAGGAAGCTTTTCGTGCGATAGAGCCAAGCCTGCACGTCAGCCGCTACTTCCGCCGCGTACTTCTCACCGTAAAAATACAAAAAACCTGGCTGCATCACCACCAGACTGCCGCTCTTTTGCAAAGTCTCAAGAAAAGGAGGCGGACACATCGAGCAATGTTCGAGACGATGCCGAGGGTCCGGACGTGGCCAACGCTGCACCGCGCGGGCAATGCCATCCAAAGCGATGAACACCGGCCCTTCTTCCACGGCATGAATCGCTACTTGAAAGCCGTGGCGATGGACCCGCTCGATCATCTCCGCCAGTTCTTCGGGAGAGGGAGAGAGCGCACCGCGACTTTCATGGACCATAATCTTGATGCTGCCCAGTCGTACCCATTCGTCCCCTGAGAACGGCGGCAGCGACTCCTCAAGCACCTCGCTCAAGGCATCGATCCCGACCATGACCGTGGTCCGGGACGCCAACACCTGCTCGATATGGAAACGCCGGAAAAGTGCGAGATCTTCGAGCGTATTGCCAGCACTGGCATCATGGAATGAAGTGACTCCCTGACGGAGCAGTTCCCGACTGACGTGACGGACGCCGTTTGCTAAAGCGGGTGCGCTGAGCGGCGGCACGACTGTGCGTAAGAACGGCTCCAGCTCGAACAGGACACCGGTGGGCTCCCCGGTGTGAGCGTCACGCTCAACGATTCCGCTGGCGGGAGGGGAAGCGTCGCGATTCAGACCAGCCAGCTCAAGTGCTCGGCTGTTCAACACCGCTGCATGTCCAGTGCGATGCCGCAGCAAGATCGGTCGCTCTTCTGTCACGGCATCCAGGTCATGCTTCGTCGGATGGCGCCTTTCCGCCAGAAAGAATTCGTCGTAGCCGTAGCCGCGTACCCATTCGTCTGCAGAAGTACGCGCCAGTTGTTGCTGCAAGGCGAGTTGCAGCTCAGGCATAGATCGAGCTGCGCTCGCATCGGCACCGCTATATCGGCTTGCCCACGCTAAAAAATGCAGGTGTGGATCGATAAATCCCGGGAGAACAGTCCGGCCGATACAAGAAAGCCGCTGCGTGCGAGAAGAGAGAAGCGGTCTCAGTTCGTGTTCGGAACCGACCGCGAGAATTGTGCTGCCAGCGATGGCGACAGCTTCCGCCTGGGGGCGACGCGGGTCGAGGGTGAGAACATATCCGCCGTGCAAAACGAGATCGGCGGTGACAGGGGAACGCATGAGAAAAACGTAGGGGCGAGGTTACCTCGCCCCTACAATAAAAGCTGACCGCGAATCGCGCTTAATCCGACGACGGCAACGGCTTGGCTTCCTTGAGCTGCATGTTTTTATCGCAGCAGTCGAGGTCGCCATTGCCGGCCTTGTTGCACAGCACTTCCGTGCCACAATTTTCGCAGAAATAGCGTTTTCCCAGTTGCGCCATAGGTCCCTCCTGTACAGATTCAACTGCTCTCCGCCGTTCTCTATCGGGGGAACGGGAGAGTCGTCAACTCCGCTATCATGGGCGTCCCTTGTCTGTCAATCCGGAGTTGTGTCCCCGGAGTGCCCTGTTCTCGGCGGACATAGCCCAACGCGATCGGCGACTGTAAGCGCGGCGAATACGCCACACTGGTAATCCATCCGACCTCGTGGGCGTCGTGCAACAACTTCTCTCCCGGATGGGGAAGTTCATTGCCATGCACGATCAAGCCACTGAGCTTGCGGTTGACCTGCCCGCGCGCGGTGACACGTTCGACCACCTCTTGGCCGAGATAACATCCTTTCTTGAAGCTAATCGCCTGCTCGAACCCCACTTCGAGAACGATGCGCCCTTCATCCATGTCGAGGCCGTACCAAGGAATGCCAGCTTCGATCCGCAGTACGTTAAGTGCCGCATGACCGACCGGCTGCAGACCCAAAGGCGCTCCGATCATCAGCAGACCTTGCCACACCGATGCTGCCTGGGAAGCGGGCACGAGGATTTCATAACCATCCTCTCCAGTGTCGCTGGCGCGAATCACGCGGACAGGCGTGTCTGCGATCGTTACCTCGCAATGGTGGAAGTCTTTGGCGAGAGCCACAGGCTCGGCAGCCGCGTCGAGCACCTGGGCGGCTAGCGGACCTTGCACGCCGAGGGCGGTTTGCGTCGATCCGAGGTCTTCCATCTCCACGTCGTCGGCGATGATGAAGCGCGACAAGGTTTCCATGAGCTTCCCGGCGATGCGCGCGTCGACATCGAGTAGAAAGCAGGACTCCAGTGCGTAGACGCGCAGGTCAGCGACAATCCGCCCTTGTTCCGTGAGCAAGGTCGCCGCGCAGCCGCCACCGGGTTTCAGCGCTTTGACATCGTTGGAGATCATGCCTTGGAGAAAGCCGACGCGATCCTCCCCAGTCATCCGCACGTGCGAGCGAAACGAGAGATCGATCAACCCGGCGCGTTCGCGCACCGCGCGATACTCTTCATCGGAAGTCGTGAACCGTTCAGGCAACTCGACGCCCCGGTCGTCAACCAAGACGGTACCGTGCGCCGCATGCCATGCTACGAGTGGTGTTTGCATGTCACACCGCAACGAGAATATCGTCGCCTTCCACCTTCACCGCGAACTTTTCCAGAGCGACGTCGGTATCGTCACGATTCACCCCGGTATCGACATCGAATTCCCAGCCATGCCATGGACAGGTCACGACGTTCCCTTCGCACTCGCCTTCGCTAATCGGCCCGCCCTGATGCGGGCAGACATCGTCAATGGCATGCACCGTCCCATCGATATTAAAGAGTGCGATCTTTTTCTCTCCGACTTCCACACATTTTCCCTGTCCTGCAGGAAGCTCACTGAGTTGAGCCACTTTCACAAAATCGGCCATGTCGTCCTCCTACATCCGAAGTAGAGGCGAATCTAAGCAAATTCCCCCCTCAGCCGCAAGGTTGTCGGCGCGTATCAGGAAGTTTGGGCGAGTTGACAAGAGGCATAACAGGCGGCTATCGTCTGCACCATTCTCAATGGGAAAGGAGATCTCAGCATGAATGAGCAAGCGAAAAAATCGGCGTTGTTAATGATCCCTTATGGGCTGCAAGTGCTGGGTGCGAAAGACGGCGATAAAATGACCCTGGCCACGGTCAACTGGACCACCCAGGCATCCTTCAAACCCCCGCTGGTGGTGGTGGGCGTAAAAGGCGACTCCAGCGCACACGGAATGGTCAAGAACTCCAAGCAGTTCACCATGAGCTTTCTCGGCACCGGGCAAAAAGGCCACGCCTTTGCCTTCTTCAAACATGTCGAACCGGAAGGCGACAAAATGGGCGGCTTCGCCTACACCACCGGTCCCAATACTGGGTGCCCGATCATCAGCGACGCGCCGGCGTGGGTGGAATGCAAAGTTGTGGGCTTCTACGAACACGGTGACCATAGCGTTGTGATCGGTGAAGTCATCGAGGGTGGTCTACGCGACGATGTCCAGAAAACCGTGGCAGAAAACCCCAAAGCGGACATCGAAGCCCTCACCTTGAAGGACATCGGCGCGAAATATGGAGGATAGTCGTAGGGGCGAATAATCATTCGCCCCCTCCAGTGGGCATCAGGCGTGAATCTCCATCGCCCATCCATGCGGGTCAGGTTTGAGTCCGCGCTGAATAGCGGAGATTTCGTCGAAGAGCCGCTGCGCTAGCGGGCCGACTTTGCCGTCGCCGACTCCAATATGCTCTCCCTTGTAGACGAGGCCGCTGACCGGCGAGATCACCGCCGCAGTTCCCATCCCAAAGACTTCGCTGAGCCGACTATTACCGGCGGCGGCAATCACTTCGTCAACCGCGATCAGCCGCTCGGACACGGGAATGTTCCAGTCGTGCGCCAGTTGCAGCACGGTGTTCCGCGTCACCCCGTCGAGAATGCTGCCCGTCAGCGCCGGCGTCACCAAGGTGCCATCGATCATGAAGGCAATGTTCATCGAGCCGACTTCTTCCACGTATTTCCGCTCGACGCCGTCGAGATACAAGACCTGCGCACAGCCGTGATGGTGCGCCTCTTCGCCTGCCGCCAGGCTCGCCGCGTAGTTGCCACCGGTCTTCGCCGCGCCGGTCCCACCTTTCACGGCGCGGACATATTTATCTTCGACTAAAATTTTGACCGGATTAAAGCCCTCGGCATAATACGCCCCTACCGGCGAAAGAATGATGAAGAACAGATAGGTCTTGGCGGGACGCACGCCGAGAAACGCCTCGGTAGCGATCATGGCCGGGCGGATATACAGCGAGGTCCCAGGCGAGTGCGGCACCCAGCTTTTATCGGTCGCAACCAAGGTCTGCACCGCCTCCAGGAACATCTCCTCATCGACCGGTGGCATGCACATGCGCTCGGCAGAACGGTTCAACCGTGCCGCATTCTTATCCGGGCGGAAGAGCAGCACCGAACCGCGCGGAGAACGATAGGCTTTGAGCCCTTCGAAAATCTCTTGGCTATAATGCAGCACTGCGGCTGAGGGGTCCAACGAAATCGGCCCATAAGGCACCACGCGAGGATTCTGCCACCCTTGGTCGGCCACACCGTCCATCAGAAACATGTGGTCGGTAAAGATGCGACCGAAAAACAGTTCATCGTCGTGTGGCTTCGGTTTCGGCTTGTCGGTCAAGGTGACCGCAATGGTGGACTTCATAACACCCTCTCTTCTCGCGGAACATATTTAGAGGGGGCCGAGTGTACCAGAACGGAGGGGAAGAAGCAGCCCCTTTTCATGGGAGATAGCACTCAACTCAGGAGCACAGCCCTTGCGTGTCCGTCTGCTCACCAGCTAAAGAGCAAGAAACCGAAAGGAGGGTTGTGTATGAGTCTTCGACTGCGTCAGATCGTCCTGATTGCCAACAAGCTGGCCCCGGTGGAGGAAGATGTCCGCGAGGTGTTCGGTCTGGAGGTCGCCTTCCGCGACCCTGCCGTCGCGACGTTCGGGCTGGAGAACGCGGTGTTTCCGGTGGGGAATCAATTCCTCGAAGTCGTCGCGCCAACCCGCGAAGGCACGGCGGGCGGTCGTTATCTCGACCGGCGTGGCGGCGATGGCGGCTACATGGTTATTCTTCAGTGCGATGACCACGCCCCACACAAACGTCGCGCGGCGGAACTCGGCATCCGCAAGGCGATGGAGCACGACGAACCGGAGTTCCACATCATGCAGCTCCATCCGCGCGACACCGGCGGCTGCCTGCTCGAAATCGATCAACAGATCGGCAGCGAAAAACCCGAGGACCCGTGGATTCCCGCCGGTCCCAACTGGCGAGAGGCGGTCCACACGGAAGTGGTGCGTGGCTTTGCCGCCGCCGAACTGCAAACTCCCGATCAAGCCGGACTGGCCGACCGCTGGGGGCAGATCATGGAGCTGCCAGTGCAGGCCAACACGCAAGGTCAGCCGAGCCTACACGTCAACAACGCCGAGGTGCGCTTTGTTGCGGACCAGGACGGGCGCGGCGAAGGACTCGGCGGCGTGGATCTCATGGTTGCGGATCGTGAGCGCCTGCTGGCCGCCGCCAAAAAGCGCGGTCTGTCTGTCGATGGCGATTGCGTGCAGCTCTGTGGCGTGCGGTTTCGGTTGGTGGGGTAGGGGACACCTTCACAGAAATCCCCCGCCAGTCGCTGCGCGTCTGTCGGCCCCTCCTTCGACCACGCTCAGGACAGGCTTTGGCAAAGGGGGCGGCGAAGGCGGAGCCGAGCGGGGGGTCTCGAAAGCCCTGCCGCGAAGCGAAATAGGCTGTCGCTCGGAGGGGCGGTCAGCCGACCATCTTGATGCGCGGGACACGCCACCGTTCGAGGAACCCTGGGTCCAGGCTCTCGGCAGCCTTGAGACTATCGACATGCGCCGTGATGTCGTCGTAGAGTCGGACGACATCGACGCCGAGATAGGCCGGGCGGTACTCTTCGATCTTCATCAAGCCTTGGGTGAGTAAGTTAATGGCACCTTGTCGGTTGCGCCGATGGAAACGCAGATGCAGACCGGTGGCGAAGCGGATCAGGCTTTCATAGAAGGTCTTGTCCGCTTCTTCCGTCGCTGTCTGCCACATCCCTTCGAGAATCTCGTGACTCTCGAAGTAAGCGCGGCGGTTGAATAACGAGATCGCCTCTTTGAGCCTTCCATCCATAAAATGTCTTCCTCAAGAAATGCTCGCATTATAAGGATTCTGACAGCTTCAGAAAGCAGGACGCGCGTCCTGAGCAGGTAAAATGACATGAACCGAAGAGAAGCGCTCGAGGCCCTGTTCCTCGGGAGCCTAGCAGCTCCTGCCATATTTTCATCATCGAAGGAAGTCTTCGCTGAAGAGGGGCAGCAAAAGACTGAAGGGCACCCAGTAGCCCCAGCGTATCGTGGGGCACACCAAATCAAACCCCTCCCTTTCGACGCCGCCAAGCTCAAAGGATTATCGGAAAAACTCATCACTTCACACCACCAGAACAACTACAGCGGCGCGGTGAAGCGGCTCAACCAAATTCAGCAACAAATAGGTGCCTTACCCAAAGACGCACTGCCCTATCAAATGGGGTCGCTCAAACGCGAGGAACTGATCGCCACCAACTCGATGCTCCTGCATGAGGGCTATTTCGGCAACCTCGGCGG from Deltaproteobacteria bacterium harbors:
- a CDS encoding enoyl-CoA hydratase/isomerase family protein — encoded protein: MSECILDKRGKVAWLRLQRPERGNRLTASMVEELGALCAALADDDAVEIVVVTGTDDVFCCGLEYESSQEVGVSARRIREEFGNLQAVEALAALTKPTIAAINGDALGVGLELALACDLRLSVDTARFALPQVAEGLMPFCGGTQRLPRIVGTAKALELVLLGATIDAREAHSIGLVNEVIAPGAWATRVDEVLVGLLGKGPIALRLGKEAVLKALDLTLDQGMRLEEDLYALLQTTQDRAEGVQAFLQKRTPHFRGV
- a CDS encoding long-chain-fatty-acid--CoA ligase produces the protein MNTANFLSIPSMMFPDQEILVFEGTRLTYGDALDRVRRLASSFRELGVQPGDRVAAIHTNCNQFVETYYATATLGATFVPLNYRAKLPELEYMVTAANVKLLATGDRYIDSIKQLQPQFTSVKHYVSMDSKHPDLLYHGDLIAQGSPDVEDAEVDESDVTILMYTSGTTSLPKGVMLTYGDFTSYVVGTVEMADGTDRGISLLCAPLYHIAGTANIMTAIWAGRKIVVLRQFDTREWLEAVHKEKVSHAFVVPTMMKQLIDHPEFSSFDLSSLQNVSYGGAPMPFPVIRKAIEMFPKTTGFVNAFGQTETTSTLTVLGPADHRLDGPPQEVERNLKRLTSVGLPLPDVEVRILDEENKELPANDIGEVVIRTPRVMKGYAGQENATAALLDQDGWLHTRDMGYIDEDGYIYLVGRKDDIIIRGGENIAPAEIEAVLHAHPAVDEAAVIGVPDVDWGQKIAAFVALRPGKTATSDELGEFCRQRLASFKKPELIRFVEALPKNPLGKVLKKELRAEFVE
- a CDS encoding enoyl-CoA hydratase/isomerase family protein, translating into MNRPRMLNAYNVAMRDDLYEILLAVRDDPEVRAMILRGEGPAFSTGGDVSEFGSAPSPVSAREIRWRRDVWGTLVRLPQPTIAAVHGYAVGGGMEMALLCDLCIAAEDALFFLPESGLGMIPGVVGTQTAPRAIGVGRALDMVLTGKRVAAQEAVRIGLVNRIVPRETLLTEAKALAYTLAEHDPRIVSLAKRAIRLGRDLSLAEGLALERLLFSLI
- a CDS encoding amidohydrolase, producing MRSPVTADLVLHGGYVLTLDPRRPQAEAVAIAGSTILAVGSEHELRPLLSSRTQRLSCIGRTVLPGFIDPHLHFLAWASRYSGADASAARSMPELQLALQQQLARTSADEWVRGYGYDEFFLAERRHPTKHDLDAVTEERPILLRHRTGHAAVLNSRALELAGLNRDASPPASGIVERDAHTGEPTGVLFELEPFLRTVVPPLSAPALANGVRHVSRELLRQGVTSFHDASAGNTLEDLALFRRFHIEQVLASRTTVMVGIDALSEVLEESLPPFSGDEWVRLGSIKIMVHESRGALSPSPEELAEMIERVHRHGFQVAIHAVEEGPVFIALDGIARAVQRWPRPDPRHRLEHCSMCPPPFLETLQKSGSLVVMQPGFLYFYGEKYAAEVAADVQAWLYRTKSFLEYGIRVAGSSDCPIAPLAPLRSIQAAVTRRARSGAVLNPDEALDLLPAVSLCTAAGAWVGFEETTKGRIAPGFVADLVVLDGDITKTLPEKIGELTVETTIIDGRIVWSAADK
- a CDS encoding aminomethyl transferase family protein, whose protein sequence is MQTPLVAWHAAHGTVLVDDRGVELPERFTTSDEEYRAVRERAGLIDLSFRSHVRMTGEDRVGFLQGMISNDVKALKPGGGCAATLLTEQGRIVADLRVYALESCFLLDVDARIAGKLMETLSRFIIADDVEMEDLGSTQTALGVQGPLAAQVLDAAAEPVALAKDFHHCEVTIADTPVRVIRASDTGEDGYEILVPASQAASVWQGLLMIGAPLGLQPVGHAALNVLRIEAGIPWYGLDMDEGRIVLEVGFEQAISFKKGCYLGQEVVERVTARGQVNRKLSGLIVHGNELPHPGEKLLHDAHEVGWITSVAYSPRLQSPIALGYVRREQGTPGTQLRIDRQGTPMIAELTTLPFPR
- a CDS encoding Rieske 2Fe-2S domain-containing protein, producing MADFVKVAQLSELPAGQGKCVEVGEKKIALFNIDGTVHAIDDVCPHQGGPISEGECEGNVVTCPWHGWEFDVDTGVNRDDTDVALEKFAVKVEGDDILVAV
- a CDS encoding flavin reductase family protein produces the protein MNEQAKKSALLMIPYGLQVLGAKDGDKMTLATVNWTTQASFKPPLVVVGVKGDSSAHGMVKNSKQFTMSFLGTGQKGHAFAFFKHVEPEGDKMGGFAYTTGPNTGCPIISDAPAWVECKVVGFYEHGDHSVVIGEVIEGGLRDDVQKTVAENPKADIEALTLKDIGAKYGG
- a CDS encoding branched-chain amino acid aminotransferase; translated protein: MKSTIAVTLTDKPKPKPHDDELFFGRIFTDHMFLMDGVADQGWQNPRVVPYGPISLDPSAAVLHYSQEIFEGLKAYRSPRGSVLLFRPDKNAARLNRSAERMCMPPVDEEMFLEAVQTLVATDKSWVPHSPGTSLYIRPAMIATEAFLGVRPAKTYLFFIILSPVGAYYAEGFNPVKILVEDKYVRAVKGGTGAAKTGGNYAASLAAGEEAHHHGCAQVLYLDGVERKYVEEVGSMNIAFMIDGTLVTPALTGSILDGVTRNTVLQLAHDWNIPVSERLIAVDEVIAAAGNSRLSEVFGMGTAAVISPVSGLVYKGEHIGVGDGKVGPLAQRLFDEISAIQRGLKPDPHGWAMEIHA
- a CDS encoding VOC family protein, producing the protein MSLRLRQIVLIANKLAPVEEDVREVFGLEVAFRDPAVATFGLENAVFPVGNQFLEVVAPTREGTAGGRYLDRRGGDGGYMVILQCDDHAPHKRRAAELGIRKAMEHDEPEFHIMQLHPRDTGGCLLEIDQQIGSEKPEDPWIPAGPNWREAVHTEVVRGFAAAELQTPDQAGLADRWGQIMELPVQANTQGQPSLHVNNAEVRFVADQDGRGEGLGGVDLMVADRERLLAAAKKRGLSVDGDCVQLCGVRFRLVG
- a CDS encoding DUF309 domain-containing protein, giving the protein MDGRLKEAISLFNRRAYFESHEILEGMWQTATEEADKTFYESLIRFATGLHLRFHRRNRQGAINLLTQGLMKIEEYRPAYLGVDVVRLYDDITAHVDSLKAAESLDPGFLERWRVPRIKMVG
- a CDS encoding superoxide dismutase → MNRREALEALFLGSLAAPAIFSSSKEVFAEEGQQKTEGHPVAPAYRGAHQIKPLPFDAAKLKGLSEKLITSHHQNNYSGAVKRLNQIQQQIGALPKDALPYQMGSLKREELIATNSMLLHEGYFGNLGGDGKASGAIVELIKSHYGTLEAWEQDFRLTGLSLGGGSGWVILNYNPQEQAVHNYWSADHTQNLAWGTPLLVMDMYEHAYQMDYGANAKGYIDAFFRNIKWDEVNLRVEEIRPGKRKDSAD